The Paenibacillus sp. G2S3 region ATGTTATTGGTTTCCTTTCTTGTGCTTTTCGTAACAGGACTGGCCAGAGGGTTAGCGTATGCTAACATCTCAGCAATAGAGAATATGCCGGCAAACTATTATGTGGTGCAGAAGGATGCGGATCAGACGTTTAGACGTTCTCAGTTAACGGATACGGAGCTCAATAGTGTTCGAGCGGTAGTAGGAGACAATAATGCTTCCTCACTCGCTCTACAGATGAGTACAGTGACTACGAACGATGCGGATACCAAAGCAGACGTAACTTTTTTCGCAGTAGATATGAATGGTTTACTTGCTCCAAAAGTGATTGAAGGTGACAAGATTACGAATGACACGCAGGGAAGTGTCATCGTTGATCGTGACTTGGAGCAGTCAGGCATTAAGATTGGTAGTACGATCCAAGATCAGGCAACTGGGAAGGAATTTAAAGTTACAGGATATGTTGAGAATAGCTCATACAGTCATACCCCGGTAGTCTATATTAACAATAAAGATTGGCAGGAAATGAGACAGGGTGTTAATCAAGGTAGTGAGGCTACATCCGGAGTTCCTTTTAATGTAATTGCGCTTAATGCAAACGCAGGGCAAGTGGATAAGATCTCTGCAAATACGAAAAATGTGGAAGTTATTACGCAAAAAGAAGCGATCTCTAATATTCCGGGTTATTCATCAGAACAAGGTTCCCTGCTTATGATGATTGCGTTCCTGTTCGTAATCGCTGGGTTTGTTCTAGCTGTATTCTTCTATGTCATTACAATTCAGAAAACAAGCCAGTTTGGCATTCTGAAAGCTATGGGTACAAAAATGTCTTACTTGGCCTGGAGCGTAGTTGGGCAGGTTATGATATTGGCCATTGCAAGTCTTAGCATTAGCTTGCTACTAACCTTTGGAATGAACCAGGTATTACCAGACACCATGCCATTCCAACTGGAACCTTCAACGATTCTATTAACCAGCGGCTTGTTCGTGGGGATGTCTCTTTTAGGATCACTTATTTCTGTCGCTAAAGTGGCTAAAGTAGATGCATTAGAAGCAATTGGGAGGGCTGGAGCATGAGTGCGAAATTATTGATGAAGCAAGTGACCAAAACCTACGGTGATGGCGATACAACGGTATCTGTTCTAAACAATTTGAATCTTGTAGTCAATGAAGGGGAATTCGTTGCCGTCCTTGGACCTTCGGGAACAGGAAAGAGTACATTCCTATCAGCAGCGGGTGCGCTTCTTACGCCAACCAGTGGTGAGATTTTCATAGATGGAGAATCTCTTACAGATAAAAGTAAAAGTGAGCTGACCGAGCTACGATTAGAAAAGATAGGCTTTATGTTCCAAAGCGCACAGCTATTGCCCTACTTGAAGGTAGAAGAGCAGCTTCTCTTTGTTGCTAAACAGGGGAAGATGAGTTCTAAGGAAGCTAAGGAACGGGCAACAGATTTGATGAAACGTCTGGATATCTGGAAACGTCGAAATCATTATCCTGAGCAGCTATCTGGCGGGGAGAAGCAACGTGTAGCGATCGCAAGAGCGTGGATGAATAAACCCGCCATCTTGTTTGCTGATGAACCAACAGCGAGTTTGGATTTCAAACGAGGTAGAGAAGTTGTGAAAATGATTGCTGAAGAAGTAAAGAATGAGGGTAAAGCTGCGGTAATGGTCACTCATGATGAACGGATGCTCGAATGGTGTGATCGCGTGCTGCATCTGGAAGATGGACGTCTGGTTGAATACGAGTTAAGCAAAAAATAGTAAGAAAAAACTACTTGTCTTTTCTAGAGACAAGTAGTTTTTGAATAAAGACATTGGTAGCCATGGAGGAGGGGCTTTCTTTGTGGCGGATGATGGAGAATTGTCTTTCAAGATGATGGTGTCTGATGGGGAGCTCATAGATTTCGCCGCTTGCTAATTCTTTGCGCACAATCCATCTGGAGAGCATAGCGATTCCCAAACCGGAGGAGACCGCTTCCTTAACTCCCTGGCTACTGTTGAAGACATAAGATCTTTTGACACAAATCTCTTCTTCTTGAATAAAGTGATCGCTGAAAGCACGCGTTCCAGAACCAAGCTCTCGCAGCACCCAAACCTGATTTTGCAGCATCCCTTGCTCTACAGAGACCATTTTTGACAAAGGGTGGTTGGCAGGGGAGATGATAATCATCTCGTCCTTCATGTAAGGCGTGACGATCAGATCATTCTCATGCGCTTCTCCTTCGATGAACCCAATATCCAATTCATTGGTTCTAACCCCACCAATAATTTCTTCAGTATTACCGATCGTCACCTGAAGTTTGACATGCGGGTATTGATTTGCAAATTCCGCAAGTCTTGAGGGCAATATATACTCTCCAATCGTAAAGCTCGCACCAATATGTATACTGCCAGTAACCTCATCCTGCAGCATTTGTATTTCCTGATGAGCTTCTTCGAAGTGAGCCAATATTTGTTTGGCATGATTATAAAGAATTGTACCTGCTTCGGTTAATTTCACTTGTTTCGAAGATCGGTGTAGAAGCTTTGCGCCTAGTTCATTCTCAAGATTCCGGATATGTAGACTGACACCGGGTTGAGATAGATTCAGTAATTCTCCTGCTTTAGAGAAATGACTTTGCTCAGCAACTGTAACGAAAACCCGTAATGTATCCACAATCATAAAATTCCCTCACTAAAAGTCTCGAATGTAATCAAAGTTCCTTATCAAGCACGAACTGAGCTTTCTTCTGCGAAAATCCAATACGTGTATAGAAACGTACCGCATCTTCTCTAGTTTGGTTGGTGCGCACTCTTATTTTGTTCACTCCAATTTGTGCTGCCCAGCGTTCACAGGTATCAACAAGTTGTCTGCCGACCCCTTCTCCGCGATACTGCCCATCGACCACCAAACCACAAATTTCAACAAAGGGTGGAGATTCAATTAACATTCGCACATTGGCGTGAATCCATCCGATTAATTGGCTATCCGACTCTGCTACATAAACAGCATGATCTTTACGATTTCTGATATCTTGAAGTCTATCTGCCAGCTGTTCGATATTTAAAGGATATCCGAGCTCACTGGATAGTCTTGCAATTTCTTGCGTGTCGCTAAATGAAGCTGTCCTAATATGTATGATCATCCCCACCTTAAAATAATGATGTGTCATGCTGTTTCTTTATTATAGTTCATTCCATTCAGAGGGATATCTCTATTTAAATTACTTCGTACTATTCCGATAAGCGGATGGGGAAAGACCCATTGCCTTTTTGAAATATTTAGAGAAATGAGCTAATTCCATGCCGACTTGTTCCGCAATATCCGAAATGCTGTAATCTGTGTAAGAAAGCTGTCTTTTAGCGTGCTCCATACGTTTCAATTGAACATAGTGCATTGGAGGCACCCCCATGAATCTTTTGAAATAAGGAATGAAATAGTTTGGGTGCAGGTGGACAAGCTCTGCTAATTCATCAATCTCTATGGGCTTATTCAGATATTTATCGATGTAATGGAGCACATGAGCCAGCTTGCCTTGGTCACCGGTGTGTATGAATTGCGTCATAAAATCTGTATGACTACTGTCGCTTGATTCAAGACAAGTGGCAATGAGATTCAGCAAACAAGCCTGAGTGCGAAGGATAGATAAGACATCGTCCTTTTGAAATTGTTCGATCATCTCCACGAAGATTGCTCTTATTGAATCTGGATTAGGTGAATCGCAGATGTATAACTTTTTTTCCGCATGGAATAAGGGCCATTCTCCAATGTCAGCATCAAAGTGGCAGTAATAACGGATATATGGATCATCCATAGAAGTTTCAGTAGTTTGTGTGCTTCCCGCAGGCATGATCATTAGCTGACCTGGCTTCGGATAATAGGTAATCCCATTTATAATTACTTTTCCTTCACCCCCATCAATAAAATACAGCCGATTAAAAGCGGGAGTTTCCAGCGTGCGGTTCCATCCGGGATATCGATTACTAAGTTGAGCATGGGTCACAGTAACCTTGAGATTCTGCAGGAGACGTCCTGATAAGTTACCTGGATTGTTCATCATTTAACTCCTTTAAGGCTTTAATATCCTCATTATAACGGTTCTATTTAACTAAAACATCTTACTCAAATACAAATAAACCTTAATTTCGCTCATGTTCATGTCCTTAAATTAAGTATATCCTCTAAGCATAACCATTAATAAGGAAGTGATCAGGGATGAGTACAGTTCGTTATGGAATTATTGGCATTGGAAATATGGGAACCGCACATGCGCAAAGTCTGCTGAGTGAGATTAAGGGGGCTGAGCTTACAGCCGTATGTGATATAAGGGAAGAACGTTTGAAATGGGCTGAAGAGCAATTGCCCGAGAACGTAAGGAAGTATTCTACTCCGATGGAATTATTCGAGTCACGTGTCATGGATGCGGTATTAATCTGCACTCCGCATTATGATCACCCTACACTTGCGATTGAGGCTTTTCAACATGGTTATCATGTATTGGTCGAGAAACCTGCAGGAGTATATACGAAAGCTGTTCAACAAATGAATGATGCAGCAGCGGAGTCTGATCGCAAATTTGGAATCATGTACAATCAGCGTACTAATCCTTTGTATCAGAAGCTGAGAGATCTTATTCAGTCTGGTGAGTTAGGTGAGATCCGCCGGACGAATTGGATTATTACCGACTGGTATAGATCGCAGAACTACTACAACTCTGGTGGCTGGCGGGCGACATGGGCGGGTGAAGGTGGTGGGGTATTGCTTAATCAAGATCCTCATCAGCTAGATTTATGGCAGTGGACGACAGGCATGATGCCGAAGCGGATAAGAGCATTTTGCCACTTTGGAAAATATCGCAACATTGAGGTTGAAGATGATGTAACCGCTTATGTGGAATACGAGAATGGCGCTACAGGTTTGTTTATTACTACAACTGGAGAGGCACCGGGAACTAATCGTTTTGAAATCAATGGCGATAATGGAAAAATCGTAGTGGAAGACGGGAAGCTAACCTTTTGGCGTTTACGTACACCGGAGCCGCAGTTCAACGCAGAGTTCACGGGAGGTTTCGGTAGTCCAGAATGTTGGAAATGTGAGATACCCGTACATGATGGCGTAGGGGAGCAGCATAAAGGAATTCTACGGAACTTTACGAATGCCATTTTACATGATGAAGAGTTACTTGCTCCCGGGGAGGAAGGGATTAAAGGGCTAACCCTTTCGAATGCCATGTATTTATCGGCTTGGACGGACAATTGGGTGGAGCTACCGATGGATTCGGATTTATTCTACGAGAAGCTGATGGAACAAGTGAGAAACTCGACTTTTCAAAAGGAAACCTCAGAGTCTAAAACATTGAATGTTAAAGGAACTCATTAAATCGAAGGAGAGAGGTTAAATTCTATGAAACGTTCGACGATTGCAGCTCAAATGTACACTTTGCGTGAGTTTACTCAAACCGCGGAGGATTTAAGATCAACTTTTCAAAAGGTATCGGCAATGGGTTATGAGAGCATTCAGATTTCATCCATTGGGCCGATCGACCCGAAGCTAGTTAAAGCATATGCGGATGAAGCAGGATTGACTATATGTGCGACCCATGTGTCCTGGGATCGGTTAGTGAACGATTTGGAGGCTCTGGCCACAGAGCATAAGCTCTGGAATTGCAAATACATTGGACTTGGAAGTTTGCCAGAAGAATTTCGTACTGGGCTTGATAGCTACCGGAAATTTGCGAAATTGATATCTGAAATTGCAATAACACTAAAAGAACAACACGGTCTGCAATTTGTCTATCATAATCATGATTTTGAATTCGAACGCTTTGAGAGTATTACCGGGATGGAAGTGCTGCTTAATGAGACTGATCCTGCAGTTGGTTTCATACTAGATTTATATTGGGTTCAGGCAGGTGGCGCGAGTCCAGAAGAATGGATACGTAAAGTGGAAGGCAGAATGCAGGTTGTACATTTAAAGGATATGGCGATTGTTGATAGGAAACAGGTCTTTGCTGAAATTGGTGAAGGAAACATGAACTATGATGAGATCATTACTGCATGCCGAGAAACAGACATTGAATGGTATGTAGTGGAGCAGGATGTTTGCCGTCGTGATCCTTTTGAAAGCTTGGAGATTAGTCTGCGCTATCTGCTTAACCTATTATAGAATCGATTAGAAGTAATTTAGGAGGATTCTGATGAATATAAAAGATGGAATGAACTATGCCCCCACGTATGAAGCTAAACCAGTAGTAAAGCCAGGTGAATTCATATTTGCTGCGATCGCGCTAGATCACGGTCATATTTACGGGATGTGCAATGGGCTCGTTGAGGCAGGGGCAGAGCTGAAATGGGTATATGATCCGGATGAAGAGAAGGTTAAAGCGTTCATAGCCAAATATCCGGGAGTTAGGGCTGCTGGGTCTATGGATGAAATATTGGAAAATCCTGAGGTCCGCTTAATTGCGGCGGCGGCAGTTCCTTCAGAACGTGGCCCTTTAGGAAATAAGGTTATGGCTCACGGGAAGGATTATTTTACGGATAAGACCCCTTTCACAACACTTGAACAGCTGGATTCTGCTAGAGCTATGGCAGCAGCCACCAATCAGAAGTATATGGTTTACTTTAGTGAACGACTTCATGTTGAAAGCGCAATCTATGCGGGACAGTTGATCCGTCAGGGGGCTATTGGTCGTGTACTTCAAGTTATTGGATTAGGTCCGCATCGTTTAAATGCTTCTAGCCGTCCAGAATGGTTCTTTGAGCGGGAGAAATATGGGGGGATTCTCTGCGATATCGGCAGCCACCAAATTGAACAATTTTTGTATTATACAGATTGTCAGGATGCTTCAGTTGTTCACAGTAAGGTAGCTAATTATAATCATTCTTCATATCCTGAATTGGAGGACTTTGGTGATGCGACGCTTGTTGGGGACAATGGGGCAACTCAGTATTTCCGAGTAGATTGGTTTACGCCAGACGGGCTCGGAACCTGGGGAGATGGGCGTACAATGATCATGGGTACTGAAGGCTACATAGAGCTCCGCAAGTACAGTGATATCGGGCGTTCAAATACACCGGATCATGTGTACTGGGTGAACGGAGAAGGAGAGCATTATGAGCATGTGGCTGGAAAGGTCGGATTTCCGTTCTTTGGTGAGCTTATCCTTGATTGTCTGAACCGGACGGAGCAGGCCATGACACAAGCACATGTCTTCAAGGCAGCTGAACTATGTTTGAAGGCTCAAGCCCAAGCGACTAATCTAACCCCTAATCAACTTAAATAGCGAATGGAACGATGAATGGAGGGTGGTATAGATGAACCAACTTGGAGTTGCGATCATTGGCTGCGGGGCGATTTTTCCTCTCCATGCTAAATCAATATCGTCTATAAAAGATGTAAATCTACTTACAGTTGTAGATATAGATGCTGATAAAGCTACACGTGCCGGAATAGAATACGCCTGCCATGCCACTGATGATTATAGGGAAATACTAAACGATAAACGTATTGATGTTGTACATCTCTGTACCCCTCATTATCTTCATGCAGAAATGGCTGTAGAGCTATTACGTGCAGGGAAGCATGTATTAACAGAAAAGCCAATCGCCGTCGACCTGCCTTCAGCCAAGCTTATGCTGGAAGCAGCGGAAGTGAGCTCTGGCCAGCTTGGTGTGGTGTTCCAGAACCGCTATAATGATGCTTCCGTTTATATTAAGAAGACTATAGATTCTGGTGATTTAGGGAAATTGCTTTGTATGAAAGGTGTCGTAACCTGGCATCGAAACGAAAGTTATTACAAAGATAGCAACTGGAGAGGACGATGGTTTTCGGAAGGTGGAGGTGTTCTAATCAATCAGACCATTCATACCTTGGACTTACTCCAGTGGTATGGGGGTGAAATTACTTCCGTGAAGGGCAGTATAACCACGGATGTGTTGGATGGTGTCATTGAAGTAGAAGATACTGCCCATGCTTGTATCGACTTCACCAATAATGTTCGCGGGCTGTTTTATGGTACGAATACCTATCTTGAGAACTCACCGGTGGAGTTGGAGTTAGTTTTTGAAGAGGGGACTCTTAACCTCCGGCGAGACCACTTATATCTTTGGAAAGATGGAAAGGAAACCTTGGTTTGTGAACCTATATTCAGTCCTACGGAAGGTAAATCGTATTGGGGGACTGGGCATAAGAGACTAATTGAGGACTTCTATGGCCATATTTTGAGCGGACGAAAGTTTTGGTTGGACGGTACTGAGGGGATAAAAGCGCTGAAGCTGGTGAAGGATATTTATAGTTCATCACAGAGGAATAAGTAAATCACTAACATAGCTAAGGCTGTTCCAAGAGTAGAATTATCTACGAATGAGGCAGCTTTTTCGTGTTTAGGGACTTTCCATATTGGGTTAAACACTAAGAAGACTACGGCTTACAGAGGGGGATGGATTTGATTAATTCTCCTTAGTGGAATAATCTAAAGAAAGTATAGGTTATAAAAAGCAAGATAATTGGAGGGCGCATACAATATGGGGAAGATACTACAGAACATTAGAACGAACACCAAGCTAATTTCCATTGTGCAGACCATTGTGTTTTCCTTTGTCATATTATACGTACTGATGTTTCTTTCTGGTGGATTATTCACCACCTTTTTTATTATGCTCATTGCTTGTTTCGTTAGCGTAATCGCAGCTTTGCTCATGCTAATTCGAAAGAACTTCTTATGGGCAATTGTTGATCTTGCTGCTGCGGGCAGCATGTTTATTTATTTTATTAATAATGCTTAGCTGTTATTAATCCTTGCATGAAGCGGGTTTATGGCTGTAGCTTAAGTTCCTTAACCTTGAGGACTTATTTCTCTCTTTTTTGCAAGCTTTTAAATAATTTATTTTTTTCATATAATAGTAGATATTAAATTTATAAATAATTGTAATACACTCGGATAAGGGTATAATTGAGTCAGAAAAGGTGTGACGCCTAAGAAGGAGCGCCCACATCCTTTCTGCAAAATTCAGGGGATAAGGATGGTAATAATGGGCAAAAGTGCAACTGAAACAGACGTCATTTTAATTGGTGCTGGAATCATGAGTGCGACTTTAGGAACACTTTTAAAAGAATTAGTACCGGATTGGAAGATTAAAGTGTTTGAAAAGCTCGAAAATGCAGGTGAGGAAAGCTCTAATGAATGGAATAATGCAGGAACTGGACATGCGGCGCTCTGCGAGCTTAACTACACTGTCGAAAAATCCGATGGAACAGTAGATATAAGTAAAGCTATCCAAATTAATGAACAGTTTCAGCTTTCAATGCAATTTTGGTCTTATTTGGTAAATCGTAAGCTGATACATAATCCGCAGGACTTTATCATGCCCTTGCCCCATATGAGTTTGGTACTAGGGGAGAAGGATGTAGCTTTTTTGAAGAGAAGATTTGAAGCGCTGTCAAAAAATCCTTTGTTTCAAGGTATGGAATTCTCTGATGACTCAAGTAAACTAATAGAATGGATACCGCTTATTATACAAAACCGTCCATCGAATGAACCTATAGCTGCAACAAAAATTGACTCTGGCACAGATGTTAACTTTGGTGCTTTAACGCGCATATTATTTGATCACTTAAAGAGTAAAAATGTAGATCTTCATTATAAACATAGTGTGAATGGAATCAAACGTACTAGTGATGGATCGTGGGACTTGAGAGTTAAGAACGACAGCGGTACCATTGAACACCATACTGCAAAATTTGTCTTTGTTGGTGGCGGGGGAGGAAGCTTGCATATCCTGCAAAAATCCGGTATACCTGAAGGCAAACATATTGGAGGATTCCCGGTAAGTGGAATATTTATGGTGTGTAATAAACCAGAGGTTATAGCGCAGCATCATGCAAAAGTATACGGTAAAGCTAAGGTTGGAGCGCCTCCAATGTCTGTTCCACATCTGGACACTAGATTTATTGACAACAAAAAATCGTTGCTATTTGGACCGTTTGCTGGCTTCTCGCCAAAATTTTTAAAAACCGGTTCAATGTTTGATTTGATCACTTCCGTAAAACCGGATAATCTTCTAACGATGTTGTCAGCAGGTGCGAAGAACATGTCTCTGACCAAATACCTGATCGAGCAAGTATTGTTATCGAAAGAAAAGCGCATGGAGGAATTACGAGTGTTTATCCCTAATGCCAAAATCGAGGATTGGGATTTAGTCGTAGCAGGCCAACGCGTGCAGGTTATCAAAGATACAGAGGATGGCAAAGGTATTCTCCAATTTGGTACAGAGGTAATTAGCGCCGCAGATGGTTCGATTGCAGCATTGCTTGGGGCTTCTCCAGGTGCTTCTACAGCTGTTCACGTAATGCTTGAAGTGCTTAACAAATGTTTCCCTCAGCATATAAAAGAGTGGGAACCGAAAATTAAAGAAATGATTCCTTCTTATGGCCTTTCACTACTGGAAAATCCAGAGCTATTACATGAAGTGCATACTTTAACGGCAACAACATTGGGTCTAGGTGGAAAAGAGCGAGTGCATAGTTAAGCGATGATCAATCACTCGAAAGCATGATAATTGACAGAGATTTTCTTCAAAAAAGCCTATGGATTTTAATTCATAGGTTTTTTGTATAGGGAAATTGAACAGAAAAGTGGGGTATATATGAAACGAGGAATCACTTTTAAGATTCCAAATGATTACGGGAAAGTACTTGGAGATCTATTAAAGCCATTTAATACGGAGACATTCCATTGGTATATAGGTGGCGAGGAATCTTATTTTATTCAAAACGATACGTTAGGTGAAGCTCTGTTCCACGAAGAAATCTATGGGATGGACGGCAGGGTTTTGAAAGAACTTTTGGAGAATAATGAATATTATATTATCTTTGCGAACTTCAAGGCTTTTCCACAAGAGAAGGACGTAATAGATGTTCAGACCTATGAGGAGTTCTTACATAGTGATTGCCAGTTTGTACTTTTAGTCGTCGATTGTGAATATGCTTCGGTTTATTGTAAAGACCAGAGGATGCTTGAAGCACTGTGTCATAACGCAATTTCAAATGGATATGATGCTGTGCAATACATTACGAATGAAAATGACTTCAGAACAAGATTATCTGTATGGTAGAACAATGAGGTTAAATATTAAATAGATGCTCAATAAATAAATTAAAATAATTTTTCCCTTTGTCGATTTAAGCATTCTTTCTTCGTCGTGTTTATATAAAGACAAATTCAGATGGAAAGGTTGTTGAAATTTTATGGGAGCACAAATTAACTCTTATTTGATGTCGGAGGATGCAAGAGGTCAAGCGAATTTTTATGTGGAGTCACTAGGTGGCGAAATTCAGTTTTTCACCACATATGGTGAGACTCCGGAAACACCTGAGGCGATAAAAGATAAAATCATGCATTTGGCTTTGAATGTGGCGGGATCGAATACATTAATGTTTGCCGATTCCTTCGAGCCTGTTTCGTATAACCGCAACATCAGCCTTTCTTTGAACTATGATGATGAGACAGAAGCTAGAACGGCATATGCCAAGCTAAGCGAGGGCGGTGAAAGTAAATATCCATTCTCTCTACAGCCTTGGGGTGCTTTTTATGGTGAAGTCATCGATAGGTTTGGTGTGACGTGGATGATTACCAAGCAGTAAGCTAAGGGTGTACATGATCGATCTCTAAAATAGCGGCAGCTCAGGACTGTGATTTCTAGTCCATGGCTGTCGCTGTTTTTATTATTCACTCTGTTGAATAACTAAAATAATTGAAGTGTATTAATAAACAATCGAAATATATTGTGAAACGATAAATTATATGTTAAATTCAATTTGAAAATAACTTTGTGAGGTGTATTTTATGAAACAAGGATCAACACTTTTTTTAAAGATAGTTATCGTTCTTATTGGAATTCCAGTTCTTGCTTTGTGTATATTTTTAGTACCTGCAATAGCGAATTATGCAGTAGAATTATATCCCGATTATAGTTTTATTAAATATCTCATTTTCATCGATTTGTATGCATCGGCGATACCTTTTTACATTGCGCTGTATCAAGCTTTTAAACTGTTAGGCTATATTGATAAGAACAATGCTTTCTCGGATTTTTCTGTAAAGGTATTAAAAAATATAAAAAATTGTGCGATTACAATCTGTGGTGTGTATGTGGCAGGGATGCCACTCTACTATCTCATCAGTGAGAAAGATGATGCCCCAGGAATCATAATCATCGCTATGGTTATGATTTTTGCTTCCATGGTGATTGCCGTTTTTGCTGCAGTTCTCCAAAAGCTTTTGAAGGAAGCTATTGATATAAAATCAGAAAATGACTTAACGGTCTGAGGAGAAAACAATGGCGATTATTATAAATATTGACGTGATGCTGGCTAAAAGAAAAATGAGCGTAACCGAACTTTCGGAGCGGGTTGGAATAACCATGGCTAACCTGTCTATATTGAAAAATGGAAAGGCAAAAGCGGTTCGATTATCTACTTTAGAGGCGATTTGTAAGGCTTTAGATTGTCAGCCTGGGGATATTTTAGAGTACAAAAGTGACGAGGATGCTTAAGGAATAAATGAATAAAGCCGTAAGACGAAATATTCAAAATTAATTGAGTTTAGACAGAGAGGTTGATTTGACGAACAAATCATTCGTTTGTTACAATGACCCCATCAATTAGGAAAAGGATGAGGACGATGGTTCGTCGTTTGAAACGGTTTAAGAATGTCGCTACTGTATCAAGCTTCTAAGTATAAACGCTATAAATTACTTAGAAGCGAGGAAAAGAAAATGAAAAAACATCAATTTAACCACTGGTCTGAAATTAAGTATTTAAAGGATATTGTCACCAACCCATTGATTGAGGTAGGGGAGTACTCTTACTATTCTGGTTATTACGATAATCTTGATTTTGAAGATGGTTGCGTCAGATATCTTTGGGGAGACGAAACATCGAGAAAGTTATTTAACCCGATCGAAGATTATGGTTGGCATTTAGATAAATTGATTATAGGAA contains the following coding sequences:
- a CDS encoding DUF2975 domain-containing protein, whose translation is MKQGSTLFLKIVIVLIGIPVLALCIFLVPAIANYAVELYPDYSFIKYLIFIDLYASAIPFYIALYQAFKLLGYIDKNNAFSDFSVKVLKNIKNCAITICGVYVAGMPLYYLISEKDDAPGIIIIAMVMIFASMVIAVFAAVLQKLLKEAIDIKSENDLTV
- a CDS encoding DUF2691 family protein; translation: MKRGITFKIPNDYGKVLGDLLKPFNTETFHWYIGGEESYFIQNDTLGEALFHEEIYGMDGRVLKELLENNEYYIIFANFKAFPQEKDVIDVQTYEEFLHSDCQFVLLVVDCEYASVYCKDQRMLEALCHNAISNGYDAVQYITNENDFRTRLSVW
- a CDS encoding Gfo/Idh/MocA family oxidoreductase, which translates into the protein MNQLGVAIIGCGAIFPLHAKSISSIKDVNLLTVVDIDADKATRAGIEYACHATDDYREILNDKRIDVVHLCTPHYLHAEMAVELLRAGKHVLTEKPIAVDLPSAKLMLEAAEVSSGQLGVVFQNRYNDASVYIKKTIDSGDLGKLLCMKGVVTWHRNESYYKDSNWRGRWFSEGGGVLINQTIHTLDLLQWYGGEITSVKGSITTDVLDGVIEVEDTAHACIDFTNNVRGLFYGTNTYLENSPVELELVFEEGTLNLRRDHLYLWKDGKETLVCEPIFSPTEGKSYWGTGHKRLIEDFYGHILSGRKFWLDGTEGIKALKLVKDIYSSSQRNK
- a CDS encoding helix-turn-helix transcriptional regulator, yielding MAIIINIDVMLAKRKMSVTELSERVGITMANLSILKNGKAKAVRLSTLEAICKALDCQPGDILEYKSDEDA
- a CDS encoding malate:quinone oxidoreductase translates to MGKSATETDVILIGAGIMSATLGTLLKELVPDWKIKVFEKLENAGEESSNEWNNAGTGHAALCELNYTVEKSDGTVDISKAIQINEQFQLSMQFWSYLVNRKLIHNPQDFIMPLPHMSLVLGEKDVAFLKRRFEALSKNPLFQGMEFSDDSSKLIEWIPLIIQNRPSNEPIAATKIDSGTDVNFGALTRILFDHLKSKNVDLHYKHSVNGIKRTSDGSWDLRVKNDSGTIEHHTAKFVFVGGGGGSLHILQKSGIPEGKHIGGFPVSGIFMVCNKPEVIAQHHAKVYGKAKVGAPPMSVPHLDTRFIDNKKSLLFGPFAGFSPKFLKTGSMFDLITSVKPDNLLTMLSAGAKNMSLTKYLIEQVLLSKEKRMEELRVFIPNAKIEDWDLVVAGQRVQVIKDTEDGKGILQFGTEVISAADGSIAALLGASPGASTAVHVMLEVLNKCFPQHIKEWEPKIKEMIPSYGLSLLENPELLHEVHTLTATTLGLGGKERVHS
- a CDS encoding VOC family protein encodes the protein MGAQINSYLMSEDARGQANFYVESLGGEIQFFTTYGETPETPEAIKDKIMHLALNVAGSNTLMFADSFEPVSYNRNISLSLNYDDETEARTAYAKLSEGGESKYPFSLQPWGAFYGEVIDRFGVTWMITKQ